Within the Acidimicrobiales bacterium genome, the region GTTCAACCTCGACCTGTTCAAGATCCGGGCGTTCTCGATGGGCAACGCGGCGAGCCTGTTGAGTTCGATCGGTCGCGGCGGTTTGCAGTTCATGCTCATCATCTGGCTCCAGGGCATCTGGCTGCCGTTGCACGGCTACAGCTTCGAGCGCACACCGCTGTGGGCCGGCATCTTCATGCTGCCAATCACCGTCGGCTTCCTGCTCGCCGGGCCTGTGTCGGGGTGGCTCTCGGACCGCTACGGCGCCCGCCCGTTCTCGACGGGTGGCATGGCGCTCGCCGCGGTCACCTTCGCCGCACTGATGGCGCTGCCGGCGAACTTCTCGTATCCCGTCTTCGCCTTCCTGCTGCTGCTCAACGGCATCGGCTTCGGCCTGTTCGCGGCGCCCAACACGACGGGCATCATGAACAGCGTGCCCGCCGCGCAGCGCGGGGCGGCGTCGGGCATGCGCGCCACATTTATGAACTGCGGCCAGGTCCTGTCCATCGGCGTGTTCTTCTCGCTGATGATCATCGGCCTCGCCAGCGTGTTGCCCCACACGATGTACAACGGCCTCGTCAGCAGCGGGCTGCCACCGGCCCAGGCACACGCCATCGCCAGCCTGCCGCCTGTCGGCAGCCTGTTCGCCGCCTTCCTCGGCTACAACCCGATGCAGAAGTTGCTCGGCGCGCAGACGCTGCACTCCCTGCCAGCCGCGAGCGCGGCGCATCTCACGGGCAAGACGTTCTTCCCGCAGCTCATCTCGGGGCCGTTCATCCATGGCCTGCGGATCGCGTTCACCGCGTCGCTGATCATGTGCATCATCGCGGCGGCGGCGTCGTGGCTGCGCGGCGGCAAGTACGTCCACGTCGAAGAGGAACCGGTGGGCGACGAGTTCGTGCTGGCATGAGTACGCCGATCAGTCGTGTCGCCCGCGACCTCGGGATCTCGAGCCGCACGCTGCGCTACTACGAGGAGCGTGGCCTCGTGCGCGCCCAACCGCGCGACGGCGGCAGCCGGCACTACAGCGACGACGAGATCGCCCGCGTCGTTCGCATCCGCGAGCTCCAGTCGGTGATGGGCTTCAACCTCGACGAGATCGCCGAAGTCCTGACGGCCGAAGACGAACTGGCGGCGTTGCGGGCCGAGTGGACGGCCGGCCAGCCCGACGGTCGCCGTTCGGAAATCGTCGCCGAGGCCATCGCCATCAACCAGCGACTCCAGCGTCAAGTGCGCGACAAGGTGGCGCGCCTGTCCAAGTTCCTCGACGAACTCGAAGGCAACGCCCGGCGCTACAAGCGCATCCGCCGCACGCTGCGCTAGATGTGACGAGAGCGCGACAACACCACGTTGTCGTGCGCTGAACGTCAGTCGTGGCGGCGGCGGAGTTCGGCTTCGATGTCGGAGTCGGTGACCGGGCGACGGAGGAACACGTCCCAGGCGTGCAGGACGAGGCCCATGCCCCACCCGGCGAGGATCCACACGGGCCAGAAGTAGCCGTGCCCCGTGATGGACCACACGACGACGAGGAAGGCGTTCACGACGACGTAGGTGACGACGTGCGCGCCGAAGTCGCGCCGTTCGGTGACTCGCTTACGCGCCTGTTGCCACTCGTCTGACTCGTGATTGGCTGCGTAGGTCATGCCGCCAGCCTGCGGCGGGCGCGGGACCCGGACCAGAGTCGAAAGTCAGTCCGTTGGACCCGAGTTACGTGGTCAGCTTGAGCGCGTACTCGGTGTAAGCGGTGACGATCTGCTCAGGCGTGCGCGGCCCGTCGGGCGTCCACCACTCGGGGAGGCGCACGCCCATGGCACCGATGGCCTTGGCCGCCAGGAAGGTGTCATCGCAGTGGAAGGCGCCGAGGCGGACGCCGCGGTCGAGCACGTCGATGAAGATCTGCTCGGTCTGCGTGCGGATGTCGAGGACGGTCTTGAGCTCGTCGGGCGGCAGGGCGCGCATCTCGCGATTGGTGAGGCGCGCCATCGACGGGTAGGTGAGGTGACCGCGCACGTGGGCCGCGACGACCGAACGCAGCTGGTCGTGCGGATCGGCGCCGGCGTCGAGCAGCGCGTTGCGGATCGTCTCGAAGTGCGAGCGGTGGCCCATCAGCGCCAGTTCGAAGAGAAGTTCCTGCTTGCTCGTGACGTGGAAGTAGATGGCGCTGGGTTGCTGGCCCAGGGCGGTGGCGATGTCGCGGATCGACACGGCGTGGTAGCCGTCGCGCCCGAACAGCTCCATCGCCGTCTCGTAGAGACGGCGCTTCGCCGGTGGCAGGTCGATGCCCGGCGGCAGGAGCGTGGCGGTTTCGGTGGAGTCCAGGGCCATAACTTAACGATCGTTCCGACGACTTCTCGCGAGAATATTGACAGTTCCGAGCAAGCAAGGCAATGTACGACTTCTGACCGAACGATTGATCAGTAAGGTACGGGGGCGGCCTGAGCTGCTGCTAGTCGGAGGACTGATTGGTCTCGTCGCGCTCGGACCGCAGGGGCTGCCGCTCGGAATTGCGGGGCTCGGCGTCGTCACCGGTTGCGTGCTGGGCCTCCATGCGATGGGCATCTCGCTGCTCTACTCGCGCACCCGCGTCCTGAGCTTCGCGCAGTTCGGTCTCGGCGCGTTCGCCGCCACGCTGTTCTACGCCTGGGTCCTCTACAACCAGTGGCCCGTCCTCGGCAACGGCCTGTGCCACTGCCTCGGCCCGCACGGGGCGTCGATGTCGCAGCTGCAGCACAACCCCGACCTCTTTCGCGCGTACCTGCTGCACCACCACCCGTGGGCGCTGGCGCTCAACATCGTCATCAGCGGCGCGCTGGCGCTGGTGCTGGCCCGGGGCGCCGGGCGCCTCGCCTTCGTGCAGATCGCGGCGCGATTCGCCCGCGCCCCGCGCATCGTGCCGACGGTGGCGACGCTCGCCCTCGCGGTGTGGCTCGGCGGCGCACCGGGACTGCTCACGACGCGGCCGACGAAGTTCTTCGGCCACCACAT harbors:
- a CDS encoding MFS transporter; the protein is MTAVETRPDRYKWTALSNTTLGMFMAALDSSIVLISLPAIFRGIKLDPLQPSNISYLLWMLMGYLVVTAVLVVTFGRLGDIFGRVRMYNAGFLVFTIASIALSLTPGTGSTGAIELIVLRVVQGIGGALLMANSTAILTDAFPVDQRGMAMGVNMIAAIAGSFIGLVVGGILADIQWRLVFWINVPFGLFGTVWAYMKLKEVGTTSTAKLDWWGNITFAAGLIAVLVGITYGIQPYGGHTMGWTSPTVLAELIGGVALLIAFCIIETKVDDPMFNLDLFKIRAFSMGNAASLLSSIGRGGLQFMLIIWLQGIWLPLHGYSFERTPLWAGIFMLPITVGFLLAGPVSGWLSDRYGARPFSTGGMALAAVTFAALMALPANFSYPVFAFLLLLNGIGFGLFAAPNTTGIMNSVPAAQRGAASGMRATFMNCGQVLSIGVFFSLMIIGLASVLPHTMYNGLVSSGLPPAQAHAIASLPPVGSLFAAFLGYNPMQKLLGAQTLHSLPAASAAHLTGKTFFPQLISGPFIHGLRIAFTASLIMCIIAAAASWLRGGKYVHVEEEPVGDEFVLA
- a CDS encoding MerR family transcriptional regulator; the protein is MSTPISRVARDLGISSRTLRYYEERGLVRAQPRDGGSRHYSDDEIARVVRIRELQSVMGFNLDEIAEVLTAEDELAALRAEWTAGQPDGRRSEIVAEAIAINQRLQRQVRDKVARLSKFLDELEGNARRYKRIRRTLR
- a CDS encoding 2TM domain-containing protein, with product MTYAANHESDEWQQARKRVTERRDFGAHVVTYVVVNAFLVVVWSITGHGYFWPVWILAGWGMGLVLHAWDVFLRRPVTDSDIEAELRRRHD
- a CDS encoding TetR/AcrR family transcriptional regulator; translated protein: MALDSTETATLLPPGIDLPPAKRRLYETAMELFGRDGYHAVSIRDIATALGQQPSAIYFHVTSKQELLFELALMGHRSHFETIRNALLDAGADPHDQLRSVVAAHVRGHLTYPSMARLTNREMRALPPDELKTVLDIRTQTEQIFIDVLDRGVRLGAFHCDDTFLAAKAIGAMGVRLPEWWTPDGPRTPEQIVTAYTEYALKLTT